In one Neobacillus sp. CF12 genomic region, the following are encoded:
- a CDS encoding LacI family DNA-binding transcriptional regulator, with protein sequence MKRATLKEVATLAGVSTATVSNVLNETKNVSDEVKNKVFSAIQELNYQPNIVAKSLRVQESRIIGLLISDIANPFFSIVVRGIEEELAKSDYSILLCNTDSSVEKEDKYLKVLIGKRVDGLIVSSTGNTGDYFRSMEKTGVPMVFLNRCPDFMVSDVIMTNNIKGSYSGTEHLIRHGYEKIAIITGPISISTGKDRLTGYKRALEDYGITESDELVKEGNFDIESGYKKMKELMEQDNKPDAVFISNNSMTLGAYKYLKESGISIPDQLAVVGYDDSDWADIVDPPITTIKQPAYELGVHAARLILARIINKQVKREITYMDTELIIRHSCGCNKENPYSSESIKLETTSGCI encoded by the coding sequence ATGAAGAGAGCAACCCTCAAAGAGGTAGCAACATTAGCTGGAGTTTCTACGGCTACTGTTTCTAATGTATTGAACGAAACAAAAAATGTAAGTGATGAAGTAAAAAACAAAGTTTTCTCAGCGATTCAGGAACTGAACTATCAACCTAATATTGTAGCAAAAAGTCTTCGAGTGCAGGAATCACGCATCATTGGTCTTCTAATCTCCGATATTGCAAACCCTTTCTTTTCGATTGTGGTTCGTGGGATTGAAGAAGAACTAGCTAAGAGCGATTATAGCATACTGCTTTGCAACACGGATTCTTCCGTGGAGAAAGAGGATAAATATCTGAAAGTATTGATAGGAAAAAGAGTAGACGGACTTATCGTCTCATCCACAGGGAACACAGGTGATTATTTCCGCTCAATGGAGAAAACGGGAGTGCCTATGGTATTCCTGAACCGTTGCCCTGATTTCATGGTATCCGATGTGATCATGACGAACAATATTAAGGGTTCTTATTCTGGCACTGAGCATTTGATTCGGCATGGTTATGAAAAAATAGCGATCATAACTGGGCCTATTTCAATAAGTACTGGCAAAGATCGATTAACTGGTTACAAGAGAGCTCTTGAGGATTATGGCATTACCGAATCGGATGAGCTTGTGAAGGAAGGTAATTTTGATATTGAAAGTGGTTACAAGAAAATGAAAGAGCTAATGGAACAGGATAACAAGCCGGATGCGGTGTTTATTTCAAACAATTCAATGACATTGGGGGCTTATAAATATCTAAAGGAATCAGGTATTTCAATCCCTGATCAGCTTGCAGTCGTTGGATATGATGATTCCGATTGGGCTGATATTGTCGATCCGCCAATTACTACGATAAAGCAACCAGCCTACGAACTAGGTGTACATGCTGCAAGATTAATCTTAGCTAGAATAATAAATAAGCAAGTGAAGCGAGAAATCACTTATATGGATACTGAGTTAATTATCCGGCATTCCTGCGGGTGCAATAAGGAAAATCCGTACAGTAGCGAATCCATCAAACTAGAGACAACAAGTGGTTGTATTTAA
- a CDS encoding MazG nucleotide pyrophosphohydrolase domain-containing protein, with protein MKEIQTFAKQYQKEMGWEISEESFAKSRDSLLNNYMLLTTEVAEVAEELRKAFNLTASYVENGMDEDQAFELAKKQIKENIGKELSDCLAYMLKFYNYFGIDVEESYYAKMEEVKNRRNKDK; from the coding sequence ATGAAAGAAATACAAACTTTTGCGAAACAGTATCAAAAAGAAATGGGATGGGAAATCTCTGAGGAAAGCTTTGCTAAGAGTCGAGACTCTCTTTTAAATAATTACATGCTGCTAACGACAGAGGTTGCCGAGGTAGCGGAGGAACTCCGTAAGGCATTTAATCTAACTGCTTCCTATGTTGAAAATGGTATGGACGAAGATCAGGCATTTGAGTTAGCAAAGAAACAGATTAAAGAAAACATTGGCAAGGAATTGTCCGACTGTCTCGCTTATATGCTTAAGTTTTATAATTATTTTGGAATTGATGTAGAAGAAAGCTATTATGCAAAAATGGAAGAAGTTAAAAATCGAAGAAACAAGGATAAGTAA
- a CDS encoding LysR family transcriptional regulator has translation MNIQKYMAFVKAVELGSFTKAAETLDYSQSGISRMINDLEKEWGVFLLERGRTGISLTSDGFKLLPQLKRICNEYEILMKQIEELHNMESGMIRIGTFSSVASHWLPNIIKIFKKDYPKIDFEFLLGDYTEIENWILNGRVDFGFLRLPTKADLETIFLEQDRLLVVIPQNHPLANCEKFPINGLLNSPFMLLEKGAKAEISEIFERHHISPNVNFTTWDDYAIMSMVENGLGISILPELILQRIPHKIIARELEVPAFRNIGVAMREQKSLSLASKKFLEYLSYRNRE, from the coding sequence ATGAATATCCAAAAATATATGGCATTTGTAAAAGCAGTAGAATTGGGTAGTTTTACAAAAGCTGCGGAAACATTGGACTATTCACAGTCTGGGATTAGCCGTATGATTAACGATTTAGAAAAGGAATGGGGGGTTTTCCTTTTAGAAAGAGGACGTACGGGTATCAGTTTAACCTCGGATGGTTTCAAGTTACTGCCCCAATTAAAGCGAATTTGTAATGAGTATGAAATCTTAATGAAGCAAATCGAAGAACTACACAATATGGAATCTGGGATGATTCGTATTGGGACATTTTCCAGCGTAGCATCTCATTGGCTCCCTAACATTATTAAAATTTTTAAGAAGGATTATCCAAAGATAGATTTTGAATTTCTGCTTGGTGATTATACAGAAATTGAGAACTGGATCTTAAATGGGCGTGTTGACTTCGGATTTTTGCGGCTACCTACAAAAGCAGACCTTGAAACAATCTTTTTGGAACAAGACCGTTTGTTGGTAGTGATTCCTCAAAATCATCCTCTTGCTAATTGCGAAAAGTTTCCCATCAACGGCTTACTGAATAGTCCGTTTATGTTGTTGGAAAAGGGGGCAAAAGCAGAAATCTCCGAAATTTTTGAGAGACACCATATTTCACCGAATGTTAATTTTACAACATGGGATGACTATGCCATTATGTCTATGGTGGAAAATGGGCTAGGAATCAGTATATTACCAGAATTGATATTACAGCGTATTCCTCACAAAATTATAGCGAGAGAGCTTGAGGTTCCTGCTTTTAGAAATATTGGTGTTGCTATGAGAGAACAAAAATCACTTTCCCTAGCGTCTAAGAAATTTTTAGAATATTTATCATATAGGAATAGAGAGTGA
- a CDS encoding DMT family transporter, with protein sequence MKSKIQFILSMIIFGTIGLIVRYIDLSSSESALLSSFLGCLFLLLVFFMIKKKISWNLVKSNALFLILSGIALGGNWIFLYQSYDHTTIANATLGYYFAPVFVMILSPFVLREQLSIKKIVCIGVAIISMLMIVGEGLNASRSDDLLGLSFGLIAAAFYAALLLLNKFIKDMGKLELTIIQLGTTTLLLMPYVFLTSGLGIFEVSSSSIPFILILGIINTGIGFWLFFSGMEKLKGQSIAMLSYVDPFVAILISAIILKEQMTIVQILGGVLLLGSTFVSEMRLVNFSKQLMKTPAE encoded by the coding sequence ATGAAATCTAAAATTCAGTTTATATTATCAATGATTATTTTCGGTACAATTGGTTTAATTGTTCGATACATTGATCTATCATCGAGCGAAAGCGCTTTACTTAGCAGTTTCCTAGGATGCTTATTTTTACTGCTAGTATTCTTCATGATTAAGAAAAAAATATCATGGAATTTAGTTAAATCTAATGCTTTATTTTTGATTCTTTCAGGTATTGCATTGGGAGGAAATTGGATTTTTCTTTATCAATCGTATGACCATACGACAATTGCCAATGCAACGCTAGGTTATTACTTTGCACCTGTGTTTGTGATGATTCTTTCTCCCTTCGTACTTAGGGAACAGTTATCCATTAAAAAAATTGTGTGTATTGGTGTAGCGATCATAAGTATGTTAATGATTGTAGGAGAAGGACTGAATGCATCCAGATCTGATGATTTACTCGGACTTTCCTTTGGATTAATCGCAGCTGCATTTTATGCTGCGTTATTGCTTTTAAATAAATTTATTAAAGATATGGGTAAGTTAGAGTTGACCATCATTCAGCTTGGAACAACCACTTTACTTCTAATGCCATATGTTTTCTTGACTTCCGGCCTTGGTATCTTTGAAGTATCAAGTTCTTCCATTCCTTTTATTTTAATTTTAGGGATTATCAATACAGGGATTGGATTTTGGTTATTTTTCTCTGGTATGGAAAAGTTAAAAGGACAGAGTATAGCTATGCTAAGTTATGTAGATCCATTTGTAGCTATATTGATTTCTGCAATTATCCTGAAAGAACAAATGACAATTGTTCAAATACTTGGTGGTGTATTGCTATTAGGCTCTACATTTGTTAGTGAAATGAGATTAGTCAACTTTTCAAAACAACTAATGAAAACACCAGCTGAATAA
- a CDS encoding TetR/AcrR family transcriptional regulator — MARSKEFEENVVLDKAMKLFWEQGYEKTSMTDLVEHMGIHRRSLYDTFGDKHTLFLKAMDRFRDKVSAELTGEVKRSKNAAEALQFIFSFMIYGEENSPSGCLMVNSAVELAMRDADVDSKSTESFTLSEQLLKDIILWGQEEGEFTSEYDTGELAEHLHTVCVGLRVMTRTSIPKEKLHRIANLSIKLLDK; from the coding sequence ATGGCAAGAAGTAAAGAATTCGAAGAGAACGTAGTATTAGACAAGGCGATGAAGCTCTTTTGGGAACAAGGTTATGAGAAGACATCCATGACCGATCTGGTCGAGCATATGGGAATCCATCGCAGAAGTTTGTATGATACATTTGGCGACAAACATACGCTGTTTTTGAAAGCTATGGATCGATTTCGCGATAAAGTCAGTGCTGAGCTTACGGGAGAAGTTAAACGCTCCAAGAATGCAGCGGAGGCTCTTCAGTTTATTTTTAGTTTCATGATATATGGTGAAGAGAACTCTCCTTCAGGCTGTTTAATGGTGAATTCGGCGGTGGAACTGGCAATGCGCGATGCTGATGTGGATTCAAAGTCCACTGAATCGTTCACACTATCAGAGCAGCTACTCAAGGATATTATTCTGTGGGGGCAAGAGGAGGGAGAATTTACTTCAGAGTATGATACCGGCGAACTGGCGGAACATCTGCATACTGTGTGTGTTGGGTTAAGGGTAATGACAAGAACCTCCATTCCCAAAGAAAAATTACACCGTATAGCTAATTTATCGATAAAACTTTTAGATAAATAG
- a CDS encoding SDR family oxidoreductase — protein sequence MKISEQVVFVTGANRGFGRHLALELLSRGAKVYAGARNPESIDIPGVIPVKLDITNPQEVAAAAMVAKDLTLLINNAGSSTGASLIDGDLDKIHLEFNTHFFGTLSMVRTFAPILANNGGGTILNILSALSWVSSGTVGAYTAAKAAEWALTNDLRLNLYPQNVRVAGLHVGFMETDMTSSLEVPKSNPEDIAKIAVDGLESDSFEIVADDVSRKIQRVFAGGVSAIYPHLS from the coding sequence ATGAAAATTTCTGAACAAGTCGTATTTGTAACCGGCGCTAACCGAGGTTTTGGACGCCATTTAGCACTTGAACTTCTATCCAGAGGGGCTAAGGTTTATGCCGGTGCAAGAAATCCGGAGTCCATTGACATTCCCGGTGTAATTCCTGTGAAGCTTGATATTACCAACCCTCAAGAGGTAGCTGCAGCCGCTATGGTCGCTAAGGATCTTACGCTTTTGATTAACAATGCAGGATCGTCTACAGGTGCTTCTTTGATTGACGGTGATCTCGATAAAATACATTTGGAGTTTAATACGCATTTCTTTGGCACACTTTCCATGGTTCGAACTTTCGCACCGATTTTAGCAAATAATGGGGGAGGAACGATTCTGAATATTCTTTCCGCATTATCTTGGGTCAGTTCGGGAACTGTTGGCGCTTATACAGCTGCAAAGGCGGCAGAGTGGGCATTGACAAACGACCTACGTTTAAATCTCTATCCTCAAAATGTGAGAGTAGCTGGATTACATGTAGGCTTCATGGAGACAGACATGACATCGAGCTTAGAAGTTCCCAAATCCAACCCTGAGGATATCGCAAAAATTGCTGTTGATGGATTAGAATCCGATAGCTTTGAAATTGTTGCTGATGACGTGAGCCGAAAGATCCAAAGAGTTTTTGCCGGTGGTGTATCTGCGATATACCCACATCTCTCCTAA
- a CDS encoding alkene reductase — MDKLWSKMKIGNLELPHRLAMAPMTRSRAHEDGTPGELSSLYYAQRASMGLIISEGTQPSDDGQGYLWSPGIYTERHIEGWKKVTDAVHEAGGFMYIQLMHVGRMSHPDNTPHHRQAVAPSAIAPGVEMFTAKGMQEIPVPRELSEEDIQTTIADFRKAASAAIEAGADGVEIHGANGYLIHQFIGENSNKRTDKYGGSIENRARFAIEITKAIVEEIGAERTGFRISPGVPLGGIEEGEQGPEVYLHLVKELAQFNLAYLHVMHVGNETLLHEIRSVWSNSLLVNRAGRALENISVDIDNGVADMVPVGVWSLANPDLVERLKKGFPLNEADRTTFFGGNGSMGYTDYPTMKELKSQEG; from the coding sequence ATGGATAAATTGTGGAGCAAAATGAAAATTGGAAATTTGGAATTACCTCATCGTTTAGCGATGGCACCAATGACACGTAGTAGGGCGCATGAAGATGGTACACCAGGAGAACTAAGTTCCCTTTATTATGCTCAAAGAGCATCAATGGGATTAATTATTAGTGAAGGTACACAACCTTCTGATGATGGACAAGGTTACTTATGGTCACCTGGCATCTATACTGAAAGGCATATTGAAGGGTGGAAAAAGGTTACGGATGCTGTGCATGAAGCAGGTGGATTTATGTATATCCAATTAATGCATGTCGGTCGTATGTCGCACCCTGACAATACACCACATCATCGTCAAGCAGTTGCACCATCTGCGATCGCACCTGGAGTAGAAATGTTTACTGCTAAAGGGATGCAGGAAATACCCGTTCCCCGCGAGTTAAGTGAAGAAGATATTCAAACGACAATTGCAGACTTCCGAAAAGCAGCATCTGCAGCTATTGAAGCAGGAGCTGATGGTGTTGAAATTCATGGAGCAAATGGTTATCTAATTCATCAATTTATCGGTGAAAATTCTAATAAACGAACGGATAAATACGGCGGATCAATAGAGAATCGTGCTCGCTTTGCTATCGAAATAACGAAAGCAATCGTTGAAGAAATTGGAGCAGAAAGAACGGGCTTTCGTATCTCACCAGGGGTACCTCTTGGTGGAATTGAAGAAGGTGAACAAGGTCCTGAAGTTTATCTCCATCTTGTAAAAGAATTAGCTCAATTCAATTTGGCTTACCTTCATGTTATGCATGTAGGAAACGAAACACTGCTCCATGAAATTCGTTCAGTTTGGTCCAATTCATTATTAGTCAATCGAGCTGGTCGAGCTCTAGAAAATATTAGTGTAGATATTGATAATGGCGTTGCAGATATGGTACCAGTTGGTGTATGGTCATTAGCTAATCCGGATTTAGTAGAACGTCTCAAAAAAGGGTTTCCTTTGAATGAAGCAGACCGTACAACATTCTTTGGTGGTAACGGAAGCATGGGTTATACGGATTATCCTACGATGAAAGAATTAAAATCTCAAGAGGGGTAA
- a CDS encoding NADP-dependent oxidoreductase produces the protein MRAAQMQKYTKEVQVELNDVKIPEFSSREVLVKVKAAGVNPVDILILNGSIRMISDYDLPLTLGNELSGVIEAVGKDVKNFHVGDHIYTRLPVNQIGAFAEYAVVNEDAISIMPKNLSFIEAAAVPLTALTAYQALNDVLNAQPNKKLFIPGGTGGFGAMAIPIAKSMGLYVITSGSERGRSRTLSIGADKFINYHEENYANILSDIDYVIDTLGAKEIKAELGILKPQGKLVSLKAVPNYRFAVENNFPVWKKLLFGLVGARVDSLARKHKNEYHFLFVQANGSQLQKITNLVEKENITPSIDSIYNFNDINKALIKVSTGHSQGKVIVTF, from the coding sequence ATGAGAGCTGCTCAAATGCAGAAATATACAAAAGAAGTTCAAGTGGAATTGAATGATGTTAAAATACCAGAATTTAGTAGCCGGGAGGTACTCGTTAAAGTAAAAGCAGCAGGTGTTAATCCAGTAGATATCCTTATTTTAAATGGAAGTATTCGAATGATTTCTGATTATGATTTACCATTAACTTTAGGAAATGAACTATCTGGAGTTATTGAGGCTGTTGGAAAAGATGTTAAGAACTTCCACGTTGGTGACCACATTTATACGAGGTTGCCAGTTAATCAAATTGGAGCTTTTGCTGAATATGCGGTCGTCAATGAAGATGCTATATCCATAATGCCTAAAAATCTATCCTTTATTGAAGCAGCCGCTGTTCCTCTCACTGCTTTGACTGCTTATCAAGCATTAAATGACGTACTCAATGCTCAGCCTAACAAAAAGCTATTTATCCCTGGAGGAACCGGCGGCTTTGGTGCTATGGCAATCCCCATCGCCAAATCAATGGGGTTATATGTTATAACAAGCGGCAGTGAAAGAGGTAGATCCCGTACACTGTCGATTGGCGCCGATAAATTCATAAATTACCATGAGGAAAACTATGCCAACATTTTATCTGATATAGATTATGTTATTGACACCTTGGGAGCAAAAGAGATAAAAGCAGAACTTGGTATTTTAAAGCCTCAAGGGAAATTAGTATCATTAAAAGCCGTACCTAATTATCGCTTTGCGGTTGAAAATAATTTTCCAGTGTGGAAAAAACTATTGTTTGGTTTAGTGGGTGCTCGTGTAGATTCTTTAGCACGTAAACATAAAAATGAATATCACTTTTTATTCGTGCAAGCCAATGGCAGTCAATTACAAAAAATCACTAACCTTGTTGAAAAAGAAAATATCACGCCCTCTATTGATTCAATTTATAATTTTAATGACATTAACAAAGCATTAATAAAAGTTTCTACTGGACACTCACAAGGCAAAGTTATTGTAACCTTCTAA
- a CDS encoding MFS transporter, with protein sequence MPSILTAPSKMESTVQLQENKLLLIWSVTTLLVVMNTTMFNVALPFILKDFSLSSSLGSWLVSGYSIMFAISTLTFGRLSDFVPLSRLLLHGICLLGISSVIGFFSTNFFILLGVRILQAAGAGAVMGLSMIMAGRYIPLSRRGKAMAIIASAASLAFGLGPVLGGVITQYLGWNYLFVVTIFSVLSIPFFLKLLPNEVIKKGHFDLFGAILTGLSVTGLLLFLSTFSYGILLGTVVLFAVCWKYLNKTEEPFIPLILLRNKQYTKLLLINCSAFFINFSLLFLMPIILTTVFGKEPAELGLMIFPGAIIAMVAGIYIGRFIDRFGNAPLIIFGQLLLLSASILFAWFSSANPYFILFIYMFASVGFTAISSSISNEITRILPIHQIGSGIGIAQLMQFFGAGLGVTISGLLITIQEGLSLEMVYRNIFICFSIYNIMTGFIYGFYLRRARLKEQS encoded by the coding sequence ATGCCTTCTATTCTAACGGCTCCTTCCAAAATGGAAAGCACGGTGCAATTACAAGAGAATAAACTCCTTTTAATATGGAGTGTTACCACTTTGCTTGTTGTAATGAATACAACCATGTTTAATGTTGCATTACCCTTTATACTTAAAGACTTTTCCTTAAGCTCATCCTTGGGCTCATGGCTGGTATCAGGTTATTCCATCATGTTTGCCATTTCAACGTTAACTTTTGGTCGCCTATCTGATTTTGTTCCCCTCTCAAGACTTCTACTCCATGGAATTTGCCTATTAGGAATATCATCAGTCATCGGTTTCTTTTCAACTAATTTTTTTATCCTATTAGGGGTTAGAATTCTTCAAGCAGCTGGAGCAGGAGCCGTTATGGGATTAAGTATGATCATGGCTGGACGGTATATCCCTCTATCAAGGCGTGGAAAAGCGATGGCGATTATTGCTTCAGCTGCCTCTTTGGCATTTGGGTTAGGTCCTGTACTAGGGGGAGTGATTACTCAATACTTAGGATGGAATTATCTTTTCGTTGTCACTATTTTTTCTGTCCTGTCTATTCCTTTCTTCCTAAAGTTATTGCCTAATGAGGTGATTAAAAAAGGACATTTCGATTTATTCGGTGCTATTCTTACGGGGCTTAGTGTAACAGGTCTGTTACTTTTTCTATCTACATTTTCGTATGGGATACTATTAGGAACAGTCGTTCTTTTTGCGGTATGTTGGAAATATCTTAATAAGACGGAAGAACCGTTTATTCCGCTAATCCTACTTAGAAATAAGCAATATACAAAGCTACTTCTTATTAATTGTTCTGCTTTTTTCATTAACTTTTCACTTCTGTTTTTAATGCCTATTATTCTCACAACTGTATTCGGAAAAGAACCAGCAGAGCTAGGACTGATGATTTTTCCAGGTGCCATTATCGCCATGGTTGCTGGCATATATATAGGAAGATTCATTGACCGTTTTGGGAATGCACCCTTAATTATTTTTGGACAGTTATTGTTATTAAGTGCCTCAATCTTATTTGCATGGTTCTCTTCTGCAAATCCCTATTTTATCCTTTTCATTTATATGTTTGCTAGCGTTGGCTTTACGGCAATTTCTTCGAGTATTTCAAACGAGATAACAAGGATCTTGCCCATCCATCAAATTGGTTCGGGGATAGGAATCGCCCAATTAATGCAATTTTTCGGTGCGGGTCTCGGAGTGACTATTTCTGGATTACTCATAACCATTCAAGAAGGTTTATCTTTGGAAATGGTTTATCGAAATATTTTTATTTGCTTCTCGATTTATAACATTATGACTGGTTTCATATACGGCTTCTATCTTCGTAGAGCTAGGTTAAAGGAGCAAAGTTAA
- a CDS encoding PaaI family thioesterase, protein MNHLEVLKKIAAGELPGAPVAEVLGFNVTEVEVGRVVVEIDATERLHNPMGTLHGGILCDIADAAMGLAFVTTLAEEELFTTMEIKLNFLKPIFKSRLRAEGKLIKKGSSVGLLECHVYDEKQSLVAHSTSTCMILKGNSAGKRLKID, encoded by the coding sequence ATGAATCATTTAGAGGTTTTAAAGAAAATAGCAGCCGGTGAATTACCTGGAGCTCCCGTTGCGGAGGTATTAGGTTTTAACGTAACGGAAGTGGAAGTAGGCAGAGTTGTAGTTGAAATCGATGCAACTGAAAGGTTACATAATCCAATGGGTACGCTGCACGGGGGAATTTTATGTGACATAGCCGATGCTGCGATGGGCTTAGCTTTTGTAACTACATTAGCTGAGGAAGAACTTTTTACGACGATGGAAATTAAATTAAATTTCCTAAAACCTATTTTTAAATCTAGACTTCGAGCTGAGGGAAAATTAATAAAAAAAGGTTCATCAGTCGGATTGCTGGAGTGTCATGTATATGATGAAAAACAAAGTCTTGTGGCACATTCTACAAGTACATGTATGATTTTGAAGGGTAATTCTGCCGGAAAAAGATTGAAAATAGATTAA
- a CDS encoding TetR/AcrR family transcriptional regulator, whose amino-acid sequence MARHKEFDEAEVLRKAMVLFWRNGYEKTSMQDLVDYMHIHRRSIYDTFGDKQTLFLRALQLFEEIIGKRMEQQIKPFNSVKLAIRRLFEMVAFSDEEKPPGCLIVNTAVELALHDQEVADRISRSFSKTESFICELLLQGQISGEISNQLDIEKSSQFIHNSLIGVRVLAKTTSDKEKLQNIIDSTLAVLD is encoded by the coding sequence ATGGCTAGACACAAAGAATTTGATGAAGCCGAGGTTTTACGAAAAGCAATGGTGCTTTTTTGGCGAAATGGATATGAAAAAACGTCTATGCAAGATTTAGTAGACTATATGCACATACACCGTCGAAGTATTTATGACACATTTGGTGATAAACAGACGTTATTTCTAAGAGCTTTACAACTCTTCGAAGAAATAATCGGAAAAAGAATGGAGCAACAAATTAAACCTTTTAATTCGGTCAAGTTAGCGATAAGAAGATTATTTGAAATGGTGGCTTTTTCGGATGAAGAAAAACCCCCAGGATGTTTAATTGTTAATACAGCTGTAGAATTAGCCTTACATGACCAAGAAGTTGCTGACAGGATTAGTAGAAGCTTTAGTAAGACAGAATCATTTATATGCGAACTACTATTGCAGGGCCAAATAAGTGGGGAAATATCCAATCAACTTGATATAGAAAAATCATCTCAATTTATTCACAATTCACTTATTGGGGTAAGAGTATTAGCCAAAACAACGTCAGATAAAGAGAAACTTCAAAACATCATTGATTCCACTTTAGCGGTATTAGATTAA
- a CDS encoding (deoxy)nucleoside triphosphate pyrophosphohydrolase, translated as MKKLVKVVAAVIENENNEILCALRSPEMSIPNMWEFPGGKVEANEDIYSALEREIDEELNCKIETTKEIFNNNTHEYETFIINLISIKCKVVEGAPTPSEHSKLIWLKRENLNSLKWAPADIPAVEQLIKEK; from the coding sequence ATGAAAAAACTCGTAAAAGTAGTTGCGGCTGTAATTGAAAATGAAAATAATGAAATATTATGTGCGCTAAGATCACCAGAAATGTCTATCCCTAATATGTGGGAGTTTCCAGGGGGTAAAGTGGAAGCAAATGAAGATATATACTCTGCACTTGAAAGAGAAATTGACGAAGAACTCAATTGTAAGATTGAAACAACAAAAGAAATCTTTAACAACAACACACATGAATATGAAACTTTTATCATTAACTTAATTTCAATTAAATGTAAGGTTGTCGAAGGTGCACCTACACCTAGTGAGCATTCAAAGTTAATCTGGTTAAAAAGAGAAAATCTTAATTCACTCAAGTGGGCTCCAGCAGATATTCCCGCTGTTGAGCAGTTAATTAAAGAAAAATAG